A genomic window from Solanum stenotomum isolate F172 chromosome 10, ASM1918654v1, whole genome shotgun sequence includes:
- the LOC125842153 gene encoding probable linoleate 9S-lipoxygenase 4: MNNNKLFILNHHDVIIPYLRRINTTITKTYASRTLLFLQDNGSLKPLAIELSLPHPDGDQFGVTSKVYTPSDQGVESSIWQLAKAYVAVNDSGVHQLISHWLNTHAVIEPFVIATNRQLSVLHPIHKLLYPHFRDTMNINAMARQILINAGGVLESTVFPSKFAMEMSAVVYKDWVFPDQALPADLVKRGVAVEDSSSPHGVRLLIEDYPYAVDGLEIWSAIKSWVTDYCSFYYGSDEEILKDNELQAWWKELREVGHGDKKNEPWWPEMETPQELIDSCTTIIWIASALHAAVNFGQYPYAGYLPNRPTVSRRFMPEPGTPEYEELKKNPDKAFLKTITAQLQTLLGVSLIEILSRHTTDEIYLGQRESPEWTKDKEPLAAFDKFGKKLTDIEKQIIQRNGDNILINRSGPVNAPYTLLFPTSEGGLTGKGIPNSVSI, translated from the exons ATGAACAATAATAAACTTTTCATATTGAACCATCATGATGTGATTATACCATATTTGAGGAGGATAAACACTACAATAACGAAAACATATGCCTCGAGAACTTTGCTCTTCTTGCAAGATAATGGATCTTTGAAGCCACTAGCAATTGAATTGAGTTTGCCACATCCAGATGGAGATCAATTTGGTGTTACTAGTAAAGTGTATACTCCAAGTGATCAAGGTGTTGAGAGCTCTATCTGGCAATTGGCCAAAGCTTATGTTGCGGTGAATGACTCTGGTGTTCATCAACTAATTAGTCATTG GTTGAATACACATGCGGTGATTGAGCCATTTGTGATTGCAACAAACAGGCAACTAAGTGTGCTTCACCCTATTCATAAGCTTCTATATCCTCATTTCCGGGACACAATGAATATTAATGCTATGGCAAGACAGATCCTAATCAATGCTGGTGGGGTTCTTGAGAGTACAGTTTTTCCATCCAAATTTGCCATGGAAATGTCAGCTGTCGTTTACAAAGATTGGGTTTTCCCTGATCAAGCCCTTCCGGCTGATCTTGTTAAAAG GGGAGTAGCAGTTGAGGACTCGAGTTCTCCTCATGGTGTTCGTTTACTGATAGAGGACTATCCATACGCTGTTGATGGCTTAGAAATATGGTCTGCAATCAAAAGTTGGGTGACAGACTACTGCAGTTTCTACTATGGATCGGATGAAGAGATTCTGAAAGACAATGAACTACAAGCCTGGTGGAAGGAACTCCGAGAAGTGGGACATGGTGACAAGAAAAATGAACCATGGTGGCCTGAAATGGAAACACCACAAGAGCTAATCGATTCGTGTACCACCATCATATGGATAGCTTCTGCACTTCATGCAGCAGTTAATTTTGGGCAATATCCTTATGCAGGTTACCTCCCAAATCGCCCCACAGTAAGTCGAAGATTCATGCCTGAACCAGGAACTCCTGAATATGAAGAGCTAAAGAAAAACCCCGATAAGGCGTTCTTGAAAACAATCACAGCTCAATTACAAACATTGCTTGGTGTTTCCCTCATAGAGATATTGTCAAGGCATACTACAGATGAGATTTACCTCGGACAACGAGAGTCTCCTGAATGGACAAAGGACAAAGAACCACTTGCTGCTTTCGACAAATTTGGAAAGAAGTTGACAGACATTGAAAAACAGATTATACAGAGGAATGGTGACAACATATTGATAAACAGATCAGGCCCCGTTAACGCTCCGTATACGTTGCTTTTCCCAACAAGTGAAGGTGGACTTACAGGCAAAGGAATTCCTAACAGTGTGTCAATATAG